A window of the Thalassospira sp. TSL5-1 genome harbors these coding sequences:
- a CDS encoding NlpC/P60 family protein — MTDTLHWAAEYIGLPYHPEGEGPDSFHCWALVRYVSEKQFSRPLPEIDVPKNALGQMQAIRDELAGSRWQKLQAPCEGACVVLRQGRRPGHIGMWVETATGGGVLHCIERLGVVFQPIDQLSVHGYRISGIYQFKG; from the coding sequence ATGACCGACACACTGCATTGGGCGGCGGAATATATCGGCCTGCCGTATCATCCCGAAGGCGAAGGGCCCGACAGTTTTCACTGTTGGGCCCTTGTTCGTTATGTCAGCGAAAAGCAATTTAGTCGCCCTCTACCTGAAATTGATGTGCCGAAAAACGCGCTCGGTCAAATGCAGGCCATTCGCGATGAACTTGCAGGGTCCCGCTGGCAAAAACTGCAAGCTCCTTGCGAGGGGGCCTGTGTGGTTTTACGGCAGGGTCGTCGCCCCGGCCATATCGGCATGTGGGTGGAAACCGCGACAGGTGGCGGGGTGCTGCATTGTATTGAGCGACTGGGTGTTGTTTTTCAGCCGATCGATCAACTTTCCGTGCATGGATACCGCATTAGCGGAATTTACCAGTTCAAGGGTTAG
- a CDS encoding DUF1833 family protein, whose protein sequence is MPNEQMSAALREAYASAPADILTLHTLEIRHPDFEAPIRVVRNYPDDQTWLAAGDPDVAPILDAMEYEDRKQVGLVARLEDDAPLDGGQMVAFIALAFELQLPDIDTIAVPEARLQIDNVGREMSDALALAANSQNKIEVTYRPYNSNDIQGPQWDPPLTLTLADVDADPLVVRGSIRMLDVGNKAFPGKTYDPEIFPGLVT, encoded by the coding sequence ATGCCAAACGAACAAATGAGCGCGGCTTTGCGCGAAGCCTATGCTTCGGCCCCGGCTGATATCTTGACACTCCACACCCTTGAAATTCGGCACCCCGATTTTGAAGCCCCGATCCGCGTGGTGCGCAACTACCCGGATGATCAAACGTGGCTCGCTGCCGGGGACCCGGATGTGGCCCCCATACTTGACGCGATGGAATATGAAGACCGCAAGCAGGTGGGTTTGGTGGCGCGACTAGAAGATGATGCGCCGCTTGATGGTGGGCAGATGGTGGCCTTTATTGCCCTGGCATTTGAGTTGCAATTGCCGGATATCGACACGATTGCCGTGCCTGAAGCGCGGTTGCAGATTGATAATGTCGGGCGCGAAATGTCGGATGCGCTGGCACTTGCCGCAAACAGTCAGAACAAGATCGAAGTGACTTACCGGCCCTACAATTCCAATGACATTCAGGGGCCGCAATGGGACCCACCCTTAACCCTGACACTTGCCGATGTTGATGCCGACCCGCTGGTGGTGCGCGGCAGCATTCGGATGCTTGATGTTGGGAACAAGGCTTTTCCGGGAAAAACATACGACCCCGAAATATTTCCGGGGTTGGTGACATGA
- the pgp3 gene encoding virulence factor Pgp3, whose protein sequence is MATLQEQLEASVSKLNTDSDIMHQIVHANWQTVVNTEGGPVKSLAKAIYDLEAAYAADDVIAISQTNNNDAFNWANRAPDSGYTDSAGHTGYSARHYAQKAKVAASQLPTNKFDATRDPGVNDDANAGFAAGSNWLNVSSKEAFKCIDSAVGAAVWVTTTLTLDELGTAAAQNVGTGAGQIPILDTDAKFPSIDLAGDAASPMQPVTKRQLDATTPQEVWSERGDAVTCAERIILDDSVPQISEGTEILNTTITPRAIGSKIEIEARCWGSQNNNDWVVAAIFQDSSANAIASGADFVSQGGAGFNIHLRCIITTSSLSPIEISLRLGPHGPYVATVNGRDGGRLLGGAGISSLRVREVLQ, encoded by the coding sequence ATGGCAACCTTGCAGGAACAGCTTGAAGCATCGGTATCGAAACTGAATACCGATAGCGACATTATGCACCAGATCGTTCATGCGAATTGGCAAACCGTCGTCAATACCGAAGGCGGCCCGGTGAAATCGCTGGCAAAAGCTATTTATGATCTGGAAGCCGCTTATGCTGCCGATGATGTGATCGCGATCAGTCAGACCAATAACAATGATGCGTTTAACTGGGCCAATCGCGCCCCTGACAGTGGCTATACCGACAGTGCCGGGCACACCGGCTATTCTGCACGGCATTATGCCCAAAAGGCTAAAGTCGCAGCATCGCAACTGCCGACCAACAAGTTCGATGCCACCCGCGATCCTGGGGTTAATGACGATGCAAATGCGGGTTTTGCTGCCGGATCGAACTGGTTGAATGTCAGTTCAAAGGAAGCCTTCAAGTGCATAGATTCTGCCGTTGGTGCGGCGGTTTGGGTAACAACGACCCTTACACTCGACGAATTGGGAACGGCAGCGGCGCAGAACGTCGGGACCGGGGCAGGGCAAATTCCTATTCTTGATACAGACGCAAAGTTTCCGTCTATCGATCTTGCTGGCGATGCTGCTTCACCGATGCAGCCGGTCACGAAAAGACAGCTAGATGCGACCACGCCACAAGAGGTTTGGTCAGAGCGCGGGGATGCTGTCACATGCGCTGAACGTATAATTTTGGATGATTCGGTTCCGCAAATCTCTGAGGGCACCGAAATCCTGAATACAACGATTACACCGCGAGCAATTGGATCAAAAATTGAGATAGAAGCTCGCTGCTGGGGCTCACAAAATAACAACGACTGGGTAGTTGCTGCCATCTTTCAAGACAGTAGCGCAAATGCAATCGCGTCTGGTGCGGATTTCGTGTCTCAAGGCGGGGCTGGGTTTAATATCCATTTGAGGTGCATTATCACAACGTCATCATTGTCGCCTATAGAAATATCTTTGCGGTTAGGTCCGCATGGTCCTTATGTCGCGACGGTTAATGGACGCGATGGTGGGCGGTTATTGGGTGGGGCTGGTATCTCAAGTCTAAGGGTGCGAGAGGTTTTGCAATAA